A genomic window from Quercus lobata isolate SW786 unplaced genomic scaffold, ValleyOak3.0 Primary Assembly Scq3eQI_245, whole genome shotgun sequence includes:
- the LOC115973489 gene encoding tropinone reductase homolog At2g29150-like — translation MANRESRWSLQGMTALVTGGTKGIGYAVVEELASLGATVHTCSRNEAQLNECLHEWKMKGFRVSGSICDVVSRTQREELMSTVSYMFNGKLNILINNVGTATSKPTLEYTAEDFSFLISTNLESAYHMCQLAYPLLKASEAGSIVFISSVAGVVATYTAGSIYGAAKGAVNQLAKNLACEWAKDNIRSNSVAPWFIKTPLAETYLSNEKLLEAVNCQTPLGRVGEPKEVSSLVAFLCLPAASYITGQTVCVDGGTTVNGFGFP, via the exons ATGGCTAACAGAGAAAGCAGGTGGTCCCTTCAAGGAATGACCGCTCTTGTTACCGGTGGAACCAAAGGAATCGG ATATGCTGTCGTTGAGGAATTGGCAAGCCTGGGGGCGACTGTACATACATGCTCTCGAAATGAGGCCCAACTCAATGAATGTTTACATGAGTGGAAGATGAAGGGATTTCGAGTCTCTGGTTCAATCTGTGATGTGGTGTCTCGAACCCAACGAGAGGAGCTAATGAGCACAGTCTCCTACATGTTTAATGGCAAACTCAACATCCTT ATAAACAATGTGGGAACGGCCACATCAAAACCGACCTTGGAGTACACAGCTGAAGATTTCTCATTTCTCATATCTACCAATCTTGAATCTGCATATCACATGTGCCAACTTGCTTATCCTCTTCTGAAAGCTTCGGAAGCAGGAAGCATTGTTTTCATTTCTTCGGTTGCTGGTGTAGTAGCCACATATACTGCAGGATCTATATATGGTGCAGCTAAAG GAGCGGTGAATCAACTTGCAAAAAATTTGGCATGTGAGTGGGCAAAGGATAACATAAGGAGTAACTCTGTTGCGCCATGGTTTATCAAAACTCCCCTGGCTGAAACT TATCTAAGCAATGAAAAGCTTTTGGAGGCTGTTAACTGTCAAACCCCTCTTGGACGTGTAGGAGAGCCAAAGGAGGTTTCTTCCTTGGTGGCATTCCTATGCCTCCCTGCAGCTTCATACATAACCGGTCAGACTGTTTGTGTTGACGGAGGGACAACTGTAAACGGCTTCGGCTTCCCATGA